One part of the Paraglaciecola sp. L3A3 genome encodes these proteins:
- a CDS encoding 1-acylglycerol-3-phosphate O-acyltransferase — protein sequence MLALLRCVIIFFYFISINLVLILVCLVRPFHRDNVFIASRLYSSIAYILGLKIELRVPASVKSGGPFVFLANHQNSYDLITVCAGVVKGTVSVGKKSLVWIPLFGQVYWLSGNILIDRKNTGSSRSTLEKTAQKIIKRRLSVWFFPEGTRSYGRGLLPFKTGAFRIAAASKVPIVLVSASELDKKIKLNRWSNGTLLIELSEPELMDETKKMKQNVEYFHQKMGDTIKKLNTELANTSKTNSTPAG from the coding sequence GTGTTAGCATTACTTAGGTGTGTGATCATTTTTTTCTATTTTATATCTATCAATTTAGTGTTGATCTTAGTCTGCTTAGTTAGGCCATTTCATCGTGATAATGTATTTATCGCCAGCAGACTTTATAGCTCAATAGCATATATTTTAGGACTTAAAATAGAACTTAGGGTACCAGCTAGTGTTAAATCGGGTGGGCCTTTTGTATTTTTAGCTAACCATCAGAATAGTTATGATTTAATTACAGTCTGTGCGGGAGTGGTTAAAGGTACTGTTTCTGTCGGTAAAAAAAGTTTGGTGTGGATACCGCTATTTGGTCAGGTGTACTGGTTATCTGGCAATATATTGATTGACCGCAAGAATACAGGCAGCTCTCGGAGTACTTTAGAAAAAACGGCACAAAAAATAATAAAACGTCGTTTGTCTGTTTGGTTTTTCCCTGAAGGTACTCGCAGTTATGGACGAGGGTTATTACCTTTTAAAACGGGCGCATTTCGTATTGCTGCTGCCTCTAAGGTACCGATTGTACTAGTCTCTGCTAGTGAGTTAGACAAAAAAATAAAACTCAACCGCTGGTCTAATGGCACTCTTTTAATCGAGTTAAGTGAGCCAGAATTGATGGATGAAACTAAAAAGATGAAACAAAATGTCGAATACTTTCATCAAAAAATGGGTGATACTATTAAAAAATTAAACACAGAGTTAGCAAATACTTCAAAGACTAATTCTACACCAGCAGGGTAA
- a CDS encoding HD-GYP domain-containing protein, protein MQTFKPEDLDEDILTDLLEEINELYEASEQILIELELKPEDNELQRSLFRAIHTIKGDLGLVSFSPLIPLLQHSEDLLDYLRKGQIQYTSNMSDLVLLTMDRVKIFVQSCIQAGYTEYDENLFSQLVTHIKRITPDNTPQHERLLAEAVLLLDPSLDFGLDSDERKQQNNSEPAVSIATTGIPKSISGDNRNDLVFFRELMKPIEKRSKYWDGRGDRIAQLAGYINKIAGNLIDEEQLAVACYMHDFGMAFMPIEILHKSSKLNDAEFNLMRSHVYKSARLLENLTQWNEARKIVMQHHERLDGSGYPLGLKGEDICEGAKLLAILDTFNAITHARAQDNHKQRPKKKAVIEINHIAKGQFCPKWMRAFNRGMGTLLTKGSSL, encoded by the coding sequence ATGCAAACCTTTAAACCAGAAGATCTTGACGAAGATATTCTTACCGATTTATTAGAAGAAATTAATGAACTATATGAAGCAAGTGAACAAATCCTAATTGAATTAGAACTAAAACCAGAAGACAATGAATTACAACGCTCTTTATTTCGCGCAATTCACACCATAAAAGGCGACTTAGGCCTAGTTAGTTTTTCTCCTCTGATCCCATTATTACAACACTCAGAAGACCTCCTAGATTATTTACGCAAAGGGCAAATCCAATACACCAGCAACATGAGTGACCTAGTATTATTAACTATGGATAGGGTTAAAATATTTGTCCAAAGTTGTATTCAAGCAGGTTATACAGAATACGATGAAAATTTATTTTCTCAATTGGTCACTCATATAAAACGAATTACCCCTGACAATACTCCGCAGCATGAACGCCTATTAGCAGAAGCCGTATTATTATTAGATCCCAGTTTAGATTTTGGTCTTGACAGCGATGAGCGTAAGCAACAAAACAACAGTGAACCTGCGGTAAGTATTGCCACCACAGGCATACCCAAATCCATTAGTGGTGACAACCGTAACGATTTAGTTTTCTTTAGAGAATTAATGAAACCCATCGAAAAACGCTCAAAATACTGGGACGGTAGAGGCGATAGAATAGCTCAATTAGCGGGTTATATTAATAAAATAGCAGGCAATCTCATCGATGAGGAACAGCTAGCGGTTGCCTGTTATATGCACGACTTTGGTATGGCTTTTATGCCTATAGAAATATTACATAAATCAAGTAAGTTAAATGATGCTGAATTTAACTTAATGCGTTCCCATGTGTATAAAAGTGCCAGATTATTAGAAAACTTAACCCAGTGGAATGAAGCAAGAAAAATAGTCATGCAACACCACGAGCGTCTCGACGGTTCTGGATATCCCTTAGGTTTAAAAGGCGAAGATATTTGTGAAGGAGCAAAGCTATTAGCCATATTAGATACCTTCAATGCCATCACACATGCACGAGCACAAGATAATCACAAACAGAGACCAAAGAAAAAAGCAGTAATAGAAATTAACCATATTGCCAAAGGGCAATTTTGCCCTAAATGGATGCGTGCTTTTAACAGGGGTATGGGAACATTGTTAACTAAGGGGAGCTCACTCTAA
- a CDS encoding MarC family protein gives MLDKIVQDFLVIWATIDPIGSMALFAALTAKLSPLARRKTAYKAIAYAAAVLLGSIILGQFLLTAMGISLLSFQLAGGIILFLFGLQMIFSSNEDGGDTDSGHDMAVFPLAIPATATPGAILAVILLTDNHIHPVTEQITTALVMLSVLLFTLVLFLLSGKIIQLIGTSGASILTRIMGIILAALSVEFIMKALGAENWMTVVA, from the coding sequence ATGCTAGATAAAATTGTTCAAGATTTTTTGGTGATTTGGGCGACTATTGATCCCATTGGAAGCATGGCATTATTTGCTGCCCTGACGGCAAAACTATCTCCATTGGCGCGCAGAAAAACGGCATATAAAGCAATTGCATATGCTGCGGCTGTGTTGCTAGGTTCCATTATACTTGGGCAATTTTTATTAACTGCTATGGGCATTAGTTTATTATCCTTTCAGCTAGCAGGTGGGATCATTCTTTTCTTGTTTGGTTTACAGATGATTTTCTCATCTAATGAAGATGGCGGTGATACTGATAGCGGGCATGATATGGCGGTCTTTCCTCTAGCTATTCCTGCTACTGCTACACCAGGCGCGATTTTAGCAGTCATTTTGCTGACAGATAATCATATACATCCAGTGACAGAGCAAATAACCACTGCTTTGGTGATGCTTTCAGTGTTACTTTTTACGCTAGTATTGTTTCTTTTATCAGGAAAAATTATTCAACTTATAGGCACCAGTGGGGCCTCAATCCTGACTCGGATTATGGGAATTATATTGGCTGCGTTATCAGTCGAATTTATTATGAAAGCTTTAGGGGCTGAAAATTGGATGACAGTAGTGGCATAA
- the glnG gene encoding nitrogen regulation protein NR(I), translating into MSAEPVWIVDDDSSIRWVLQKALQTANIPCFSFENPEDLLLQLQTGQPPEVIVSDIRMPQMDGMTLLKQVHKNFPDIPIIIMTAHSDLDSAVNAYQSGAFEYLPKPFDIDEAVSLVQRALTHARERSKQHQVPQLSAATEIIGEAPAMQEVFRAVGRLSRSSISVLINGQSGTGKELVAAALHRHSPRSDKTFIALNMAAIPADLIESELFGHEKGAFTGAQASRQGRFEQADGGTLFLDEIGDMPLDVQTRLLRVLADGQFYRVGGHNPVSVDVRIIAATHQNLEQRVADGKFREDLYHRLNVIRIHIPQLNERREDIPLLAAHFLQKAAAELEVEPKILGKETRKVLQQLPWPGNVRQLENMCRWLTVMASGKEVLVTDLPPEIHQQPAASEQGAVDGDWQALLASWADNQLQSGHNNILDDAIMSFERILLERALHYTHGHKQDAAKRLGWGRNTLTRKLKELNM; encoded by the coding sequence ATGAGTGCAGAACCTGTATGGATAGTTGATGACGATAGTTCAATTCGCTGGGTGTTACAAAAAGCCTTGCAAACGGCTAATATCCCCTGTTTTAGTTTTGAAAATCCTGAAGATTTACTATTACAATTGCAGACCGGACAGCCGCCTGAAGTAATAGTGTCAGATATCCGCATGCCACAAATGGATGGTATGACGTTATTAAAACAAGTGCATAAAAACTTTCCAGATATTCCGATTATTATCATGACGGCACATTCGGATTTAGACAGTGCCGTCAACGCATATCAAAGTGGTGCCTTTGAATATTTGCCTAAACCATTTGATATAGATGAAGCGGTTAGTTTGGTACAGCGTGCCTTGACTCATGCTCGTGAACGATCTAAGCAACATCAGGTACCTCAACTTTCTGCTGCGACTGAAATTATTGGTGAAGCGCCAGCTATGCAGGAAGTTTTTAGAGCTGTGGGTCGTTTGTCTCGTTCTAGTATAAGTGTCTTGATTAACGGTCAATCGGGAACAGGTAAAGAATTGGTTGCAGCGGCTTTGCATCGTCACAGCCCAAGATCAGACAAAACTTTTATTGCCTTAAACATGGCGGCTATTCCGGCTGACTTGATCGAGTCAGAATTATTCGGGCATGAAAAGGGCGCATTTACTGGAGCACAAGCTTCACGACAAGGGCGTTTTGAGCAAGCCGATGGTGGAACTCTGTTTTTAGATGAAATTGGCGATATGCCATTAGATGTGCAAACTCGGTTATTGCGGGTTTTGGCTGATGGTCAATTCTATCGAGTCGGTGGACACAATCCAGTATCTGTGGATGTGAGAATTATTGCCGCGACCCATCAAAACTTAGAACAACGTGTGGCTGATGGTAAATTTCGAGAAGATTTGTACCACAGATTAAATGTGATACGTATTCATATCCCACAGTTAAATGAAAGGCGTGAAGATATCCCTTTGTTAGCTGCCCATTTTTTACAAAAAGCCGCAGCAGAACTAGAAGTAGAACCTAAAATATTAGGTAAAGAAACACGTAAAGTATTACAGCAATTACCTTGGCCAGGCAACGTACGACAATTAGAAAATATGTGTCGTTGGTTAACTGTAATGGCCAGTGGCAAAGAAGTCTTAGTGACTGATTTACCACCAGAAATTCACCAGCAGCCCGCTGCGTCAGAACAAGGTGCGGTTGATGGTGATTGGCAGGCTTTGCTAGCTAGCTGGGCTGATAATCAGCTACAATCTGGTCATAATAATATTTTGGACGATGCAATTATGAGTTTTGAGCGTATATTGCTAGAACGTGCTTTACATTATACTCATGGGCATAAACAAGATGCGGCAAAACGTTTGGGTTGGGGCAGAAATACCCTAACTCGTAAACTGAAAGAATTAAATATGTAG
- the glnL gene encoding nitrogen regulation protein NR(II), producing MTDSVISETLLDNLSTAVLQLNEKMHIRYANHAAQALFERSLGLLMDYPIYQFISTSSLDIERLKHSMEQGESFSDSEVELTFLDGRHTQADVSVTSMRELNRSYLLIEIRLVEQQKKISQDNHQWAQQQAAKELVRGLAHEIKNPLGGIRGAAQLLEKELHSEELKEFTGVIIEQSDRLRNLVDRLLGPNIRPKFNWYNVHEVLEKVCTLVNLDPSHSISIIRDYDPSIPDLYLDQDMFQQATLNIVRNSVQALMQYPEIKGEIRIVTRIDRRVIIHGVCFPLCVKISIIDNGPGIPAELKDTLFYPMVTTKAEGSGLGLSISQTLIGHHRGKIDVESWQGKTEFTLYIPIERKDPEK from the coding sequence ATGACCGACTCTGTAATCTCTGAAACTTTATTGGATAACCTCTCAACGGCCGTCCTACAACTAAATGAAAAAATGCATATTCGATATGCTAATCATGCCGCACAGGCATTATTTGAACGTAGTCTAGGTTTGTTAATGGATTATCCCATTTACCAATTTATTTCTACTTCTAGTCTAGATATTGAACGGCTTAAACATTCAATGGAGCAAGGTGAGTCATTTTCAGACAGTGAGGTAGAACTTACCTTTTTAGATGGCAGGCATACTCAAGCTGATGTTTCGGTAACCAGTATGCGTGAGCTGAATAGAAGTTATTTATTAATTGAAATTCGATTGGTTGAACAACAGAAAAAAATTAGCCAAGACAATCATCAATGGGCGCAACAACAAGCTGCGAAAGAATTAGTGCGAGGATTAGCCCATGAAATTAAAAATCCTCTTGGAGGCATTCGTGGAGCCGCTCAGTTATTAGAAAAAGAATTGCATTCAGAAGAGCTTAAAGAGTTTACTGGAGTGATTATTGAACAATCAGATAGGTTGAGAAACTTAGTCGATCGTTTGCTAGGGCCCAATATTAGGCCTAAGTTTAACTGGTATAACGTACATGAAGTGTTAGAAAAAGTATGTACTTTAGTGAACCTAGATCCGAGTCACTCTATTTCTATTATTCGAGATTACGATCCGAGTATTCCGGATTTATACCTAGATCAAGATATGTTCCAACAAGCAACCTTAAATATTGTACGTAATAGTGTGCAAGCTTTGATGCAATACCCAGAAATAAAAGGGGAAATTAGAATCGTTACACGTATAGACAGGAGAGTGATTATCCACGGTGTTTGTTTCCCTCTATGCGTAAAAATAAGCATTATTGATAATGGGCCAGGCATCCCTGCTGAACTAAAAGACACATTGTTTTATCCCATGGTGACGACTAAAGCCGAAGGTAGTGGATTAGGACTGTCAATTTCGCAGACCTTAATTGGTCACCATCGAGGTAAAATCGACGTTGAAAGTTGGCAGGGGAAAACCGAATTTACTTTATATATACCGATAGAAAGAAAGGATCCAGAGAAATGA
- a CDS encoding DUF4124 domain-containing protein, with the protein MKLIYMLALLVCVEVSAKVLYKTTQADGTVIYSDSPIQGSVPVNLSAVNNVVMPALNNAASQKPLSSQNVIKQASQIQYQVTIISPLNEETLRNNAGDVTIKVNVTPKGAGKLQLIIDNQAVKTQTSPVFELKEINRGMHLIEIKLLNNSGKILASSQSQVFYLHKATALFNAN; encoded by the coding sequence GTGAAATTAATCTACATGCTAGCTTTACTGGTTTGTGTTGAAGTGTCCGCTAAAGTACTTTACAAGACGACTCAAGCTGATGGCACAGTAATATATAGTGATTCACCCATTCAAGGTTCGGTTCCAGTTAACCTGTCGGCTGTGAATAATGTGGTAATGCCTGCGTTGAATAATGCGGCATCTCAAAAGCCTTTAAGTAGTCAAAATGTTATTAAGCAAGCGTCTCAGATTCAGTACCAAGTTACCATTATTTCTCCTTTAAATGAGGAAACGTTAAGAAACAATGCTGGTGATGTGACGATTAAAGTTAATGTGACCCCAAAAGGTGCAGGTAAGCTTCAATTAATTATAGATAATCAAGCAGTTAAAACTCAAACATCGCCGGTCTTTGAATTAAAAGAAATCAATCGTGGCATGCATTTAATAGAAATTAAGCTTCTTAACAATTCAGGCAAGATCCTTGCATCATCACAATCGCAGGTGTTTTATCTGCACAAGGCTACTGCTCTGTTTAATGCTAATTAA
- the glnA gene encoding glutamate--ammonia ligase, whose translation MSAQKALDLIKETEAKFVDLRFTDTKGKEQHISIPTHQVDEDFFEEGKMFDGSSISGWKGINESDMILMPDPETAVLDPFAEETQINIRCDILEPTTNQGYDRDPRSVANRAEQYLVATGIGDTALFGPEPEFFLFDDVKFHTDMAGSFYKLDSAEAKWNSGADFEDGNMAHRPGVKGGYFPVPPVDSAHDIRAAMCLVMEEMGLTVEAHHHEVATAGQNEIACLFNTLVKKADEVQIYKYVVHNVAHAYGQTATFMPKPIVGDNGSGMHVHQSISKDGKNIFAGDKYAGMSEEALFYIGGIIKHAKAINAFTNASTNSYKRLVPGFEAPVMLAYSARNRSASIRIPYVTTDRARRIEVRFPDPTGNPYLAFSAMLMAGLDGIKNKIHPGDSMDKDLYDLPAEEAAAIPQVASSLEEALEALNSDRDFLTAGGVMTDEMIDAYIELKQQEVQLLNMTTHPVEFDMYYSL comes from the coding sequence ATGTCAGCACAAAAGGCCTTAGACCTTATCAAAGAAACCGAAGCTAAGTTTGTTGATTTACGCTTTACTGATACTAAAGGTAAAGAACAGCACATTTCTATCCCTACTCATCAAGTTGACGAAGACTTCTTTGAAGAAGGCAAAATGTTTGATGGTTCTTCAATTTCTGGTTGGAAAGGGATCAACGAATCAGACATGATCCTTATGCCTGACCCAGAAACTGCGGTATTAGACCCATTTGCTGAAGAAACTCAAATAAATATCCGTTGTGATATTTTAGAGCCGACTACTAACCAAGGTTATGATCGTGACCCACGTTCTGTTGCAAACCGTGCAGAACAATATTTGGTAGCAACGGGCATTGGTGACACTGCTTTATTTGGTCCAGAGCCAGAATTTTTCTTGTTTGACGATGTTAAATTTCATACCGACATGGCAGGTTCTTTCTACAAATTAGATTCAGCTGAAGCAAAATGGAACTCTGGGGCTGATTTTGAAGACGGCAACATGGCTCACCGTCCAGGTGTTAAAGGCGGATACTTCCCTGTTCCTCCAGTCGATTCTGCTCACGATATTCGTGCTGCTATGTGTCTAGTAATGGAAGAAATGGGCTTAACCGTTGAAGCTCATCACCACGAAGTAGCAACTGCTGGTCAAAACGAAATTGCATGTTTGTTTAATACCCTTGTTAAGAAAGCGGATGAAGTACAAATATATAAGTATGTTGTACATAATGTTGCTCATGCATATGGTCAAACAGCTACTTTCATGCCTAAACCTATTGTTGGCGATAATGGTTCTGGTATGCACGTTCACCAATCAATATCTAAAGATGGCAAAAACATTTTTGCAGGTGATAAGTATGCAGGTATGTCTGAAGAAGCTTTGTTCTACATTGGCGGTATCATCAAACATGCTAAAGCGATTAATGCTTTCACTAATGCTTCTACGAACTCTTACAAACGTTTAGTACCTGGATTCGAAGCACCAGTAATGCTTGCTTACTCTGCTCGTAACCGTTCTGCTTCTATCCGTATTCCATATGTAACAACGGATAGAGCTCGCCGTATCGAAGTTCGTTTCCCTGACCCAACAGGTAACCCATACCTAGCATTCTCTGCAATGCTTATGGCTGGCCTTGACGGGATCAAAAACAAAATTCACCCTGGCGATTCTATGGATAAAGATCTATACGACTTGCCTGCTGAAGAAGCAGCAGCTATCCCTCAGGTAGCTAGCTCTTTAGAAGAAGCGTTAGAAGCACTTAACAGTGATCGTGATTTCTTAACGGCTGGTGGTGTAATGACTGATGAAATGATTGATGCTTACATCGAGCTTAAGCAACAAGAAGTTCAATTGCTTAATATGACAACTCACCCAGTTGAGTTTGATATGTATTACAGCTTGTAA
- the typA gene encoding translational GTPase TypA, whose translation MSVPNTSIENLRNIAIIAHVDHGKTTLVDKLLQQSGTLEASRGEAEERVMDSNDIEKERGITILAKNTAIKWNDFRINIVDTPGHADFGGEVERVMSMADSVLLLVDAQEGPMPQTRFVTQKAFAQGLKPIVVINKIDKPGARPDWVMDQVFDLFDNLGATDDQLDFEVVYASAINGWATNDLDVESDSMTPLFETIIKHVKPPAADMNGPLQMQISQLDYNSYVGVIGIGRITSGSVKPNQQVTIIGADGKTRNGKVGQVQGYLGLQRHEVESADAGDIIAITGVGELKISDTICDPNAVVALPPLSVDEPTVTMTFQVNNSPFAGKEGKFVTSRNILERLQHELIHNVALKVEEIPTDPDKFRVSGRGELHLGILIENMRREGYELAVSRPEVILKEVDGTTHEPYESVTIDVEEEHQGSVMEQLGTRKGELTNMAPDGKGRIRMDFMIPSRGLIGFQTDFMTMTSGSGLMYHTFDHYGPHKGGVIGQRKNGVLIANATGKALTNALFNLQSRGRLFIGHGLEVYEGMIIGIHARENDLTVNALKGKQLTNVRSSGTDEAQSLVPPIVMTLEQALEFIDNDELVEVTPVSIRIRKKLLTENLRKQAGRPAKG comes from the coding sequence ATGAGTGTACCAAACACCTCAATCGAAAATTTGAGGAATATAGCGATAATAGCCCACGTCGATCACGGAAAAACCACCCTAGTTGACAAGTTATTACAACAGTCTGGCACATTAGAAGCAAGTCGAGGTGAAGCCGAAGAACGTGTGATGGACTCTAACGACATTGAAAAAGAACGTGGTATTACCATTCTTGCAAAAAACACTGCAATTAAATGGAACGACTTCCGCATCAATATAGTGGACACTCCTGGACACGCCGATTTCGGTGGTGAAGTTGAACGTGTAATGTCAATGGCAGATTCAGTGTTATTGTTAGTAGATGCGCAAGAAGGCCCAATGCCACAAACGCGTTTTGTCACACAAAAAGCATTTGCTCAAGGTTTGAAACCTATTGTTGTTATCAATAAAATCGATAAGCCTGGCGCTCGTCCTGATTGGGTAATGGATCAAGTATTTGATTTGTTCGACAATCTAGGCGCAACTGACGATCAACTAGATTTTGAAGTGGTTTACGCATCAGCTATAAATGGCTGGGCAACCAATGATCTAGATGTTGAAAGCGATAGCATGACTCCTTTGTTTGAAACGATTATCAAACATGTTAAGCCGCCTGCTGCCGATATGAACGGCCCATTACAAATGCAAATTTCACAACTTGATTACAACTCTTATGTAGGTGTAATTGGTATCGGTCGTATTACCAGTGGTTCGGTTAAGCCTAACCAACAAGTGACTATCATTGGTGCTGATGGCAAAACTCGCAATGGTAAAGTCGGACAGGTTCAAGGTTACTTAGGACTACAACGTCATGAAGTAGAATCTGCTGATGCCGGTGACATTATTGCTATAACAGGTGTCGGCGAACTTAAAATATCCGATACTATTTGTGATCCAAATGCAGTAGTAGCCTTACCGCCACTTTCTGTTGATGAACCAACGGTGACCATGACTTTTCAAGTCAACAACTCTCCTTTTGCTGGTAAAGAAGGTAAATTTGTTACCTCTCGAAATATCCTTGAGCGTTTACAACATGAGTTGATCCACAACGTGGCACTTAAAGTTGAAGAAATTCCTACTGACCCAGATAAATTCCGTGTTTCAGGTCGTGGTGAACTTCACTTAGGTATATTAATTGAAAACATGCGTCGTGAAGGTTACGAATTAGCCGTTTCTCGTCCAGAAGTAATTTTGAAAGAAGTTGATGGTACGACCCACGAACCATACGAATCTGTAACGATTGATGTTGAAGAAGAACATCAAGGTTCTGTTATGGAACAACTTGGTACTCGTAAAGGTGAATTAACTAATATGGCACCAGATGGTAAAGGCCGTATACGTATGGACTTTATGATACCTAGCCGTGGTTTGATTGGTTTCCAAACTGACTTTATGACGATGACATCAGGTTCTGGTTTGATGTACCACACATTTGATCATTACGGCCCACATAAAGGCGGCGTAATTGGTCAGCGTAAAAATGGTGTATTGATCGCTAACGCAACAGGTAAAGCACTAACTAACGCATTATTTAACTTACAAAGTCGTGGACGTTTATTTATCGGTCACGGTCTTGAAGTATACGAAGGCATGATTATTGGTATTCATGCTCGTGAAAATGACTTAACGGTTAACGCCCTTAAAGGCAAGCAATTAACTAACGTACGTTCATCTGGTACTGACGAAGCACAAAGCTTAGTTCCACCAATTGTTATGACCTTAGAGCAAGCCCTTGAATTCATCGATAATGATGAATTAGTTGAAGTCACTCCTGTCAGTATTCGTATACGTAAGAAGTTGTTGACTGAGAATCTACGTAAGCAGGCAGGACGCCCAGCTAAAGGCTAA
- the typA gene encoding translational GTPase TypA, translating into MSSPNTSIENLRNIAIIAHVDHGKTTLVDKLLQQSGTLESRGVAEERVMDSNDIEKERGITILAKNTAIKWNEYRINIVDTPGHADFGGEVERVMSMADSVLLLVDAQEGPMPQTRFVTQKAFAQGLKPIVVINKIDKPGARPSWVMDQVFDLFDNLGATDDQLDFEVVYASAINGWATNDLDVPSDNMTPLFETIIKHVKPPVADMHGPLQMQISQLDYNSYVGVIGIGRITSGSVRPNQQVTIIGADGKTRNAKVGQVQGYLGLQRLEVDSGDAGDIVAVTGVGELKISDTICDPNTVVALPPLSVDEPTVTMTFQVNNSPFCGKEGKYVTSRNILDRLQTELIHNVALKVEEMPDPDKFRVSGRGELHLGILIENMRREGYELAVSRPEVILKTIDGDIHEPFETVTIDVEEQHQGSIMEQIGTRKGELTNMTPDGKGRVRLDFMIPSRGLIGFQTEFMTMTSGSGLMYHTFDHYGPHKGGEIGQRKSGVLIANATGKALTNALFNLQSRGRLFIGHGVEVYEGMVIGIHARENDLTVNALKGKQLTNVRASGTDEAQSLVPPIVMSLEQALEFIDNDELVEVTPVSIRIRKKLLTENLRKQAGRTPKS; encoded by the coding sequence ATGAGTTCACCCAATACCTCAATCGAAAATTTGAGGAATATAGCTATTATCGCCCACGTCGACCATGGCAAAACCACCCTAGTTGATAAGTTATTACAACAGTCAGGCACTCTAGAGAGCCGCGGCGTAGCCGAAGAACGTGTGATGGACTCAAACGATATTGAGAAAGAACGTGGTATTACCATACTTGCAAAAAATACCGCAATTAAATGGAACGAATACCGTATCAATATAGTGGATACTCCTGGGCACGCCGATTTTGGTGGAGAAGTAGAACGTGTAATGTCTATGGCCGACTCAGTATTATTGCTAGTGGATGCCCAAGAAGGCCCAATGCCACAAACACGCTTTGTCACGCAAAAAGCCTTTGCACAAGGTTTAAAGCCAATCGTAGTGATCAACAAAATCGATAAGCCAGGTGCTCGTCCAAGTTGGGTAATGGATCAAGTATTTGATTTGTTCGACAACCTAGGCGCAACTGATGATCAACTAGACTTTGAAGTGGTTTACGCTTCCGCCATAAATGGCTGGGCCACCAACGATTTAGATGTACCTAGCGACAACATGACACCTTTGTTTGAAACGATTATCAAACATGTTAAACCGCCGGTTGCAGACATGCACGGCCCATTACAAATGCAAATTTCGCAACTTGATTACAACTCTTATGTAGGGGTAATTGGTATCGGCCGTATTACCAGCGGTTCAGTTAGACCTAATCAACAAGTGACTATCATTGGTGCTGATGGCAAAACTCGCAACGCTAAAGTGGGTCAAGTACAAGGTTATTTAGGACTACAACGTCTTGAAGTCGATTCAGGTGACGCCGGTGACATTGTTGCTGTCACAGGTGTGGGAGAACTTAAAATCTCCGATACTATATGTGATCCAAATACGGTTGTTGCTCTACCTCCTCTTTCTGTTGATGAGCCAACGGTGACCATGACTTTCCAAGTTAATAATTCACCATTTTGTGGTAAAGAAGGTAAATATGTCACATCACGTAATATCCTTGATCGCTTACAAACCGAATTGATCCACAACGTAGCACTTAAAGTTGAAGAAATGCCCGATCCGGATAAATTCCGCGTATCAGGCCGTGGTGAGCTTCACTTAGGTATATTAATTGAGAACATGCGTCGTGAAGGTTACGAATTAGCGGTATCTCGTCCAGAAGTTATTTTAAAAACGATTGATGGCGATATCCACGAACCTTTCGAAACAGTGACCATAGATGTTGAAGAACAACATCAGGGTTCTATTATGGAACAAATCGGAACACGTAAAGGTGAATTAACCAACATGACTCCCGATGGTAAAGGCCGTGTACGCTTAGATTTTATGATCCCTAGCCGTGGCTTAATTGGTTTCCAAACTGAGTTTATGACTATGACTTCAGGTTCTGGTTTGATGTACCACACCTTTGATCATTACGGTCCACACAAAGGCGGTGAAATCGGTCAGCGTAAGAGTGGTGTATTGATAGCTAACGCAACAGGTAAAGCCCTTACTAACGCCTTGTTTAACTTACAAAGTCGTGGACGTTTATTTATCGGTCACGGAGTTGAAGTATACGAAGGTATGGTGATCGGTATTCACGCTCGTGAAAATGACTTAACCGTTAATGCTCTAAAAGGTAAGCAACTAACTAACGTACGTGCATCTGGTACTGACGAAGCACAAAGCTTAGTACCACCTATTGTGATGTCACTAGAGCAAGCGTTAGAATTTATCGATAACGATGAATTAGTAGAGGTCACACCTGTAAGCATACGTATACGTAAAAAGTTATTAACTGAAAATTTACGTAAACAAGCAGGTCGCACACCTAAGTCTTAA